A genomic stretch from Pochonia chlamydosporia 170 chromosome 4, whole genome shotgun sequence includes:
- a CDS encoding catechol dioxygenase (similar to Metarhizium acridum CQMa 102 XP_007809163.1) encodes MGSNQQSSAGLGQEFTQNVIDSMGANTNPRLREVMSALIKHVHDFAREVQLTTDEWMAGVQMINECGKMSNDKRNEGQLLCDVIGLESLVDDITFSAATKSTNGLTASAILGPFWRQDTPHRENGTTITFDTPSDGQVVYMHGKVTDVETGKPLQNATVDVWQASTNGLYEQQDPNQKEHNLRGVFHTDAEGNYSFYCLRPTPYPVPQDGPAGKLLEMMDRHVFRPAHIHLMVQHEGHKSLTTQIFDKDCKYLGNDSVFAVKDELSVEFVPRKGDPQAPLELEYNVTLAKSS; translated from the exons ATGGGCTCCAATCAGCAGAGCAGTGCTGGCCTCGGCCAGGAATTCACCCAAAATGTCATCGACTCCATGGGTGCTAATACCAACCCTCGCCTCCGAGAGGTCATGTCCGCTCTCATCAAGCATGTTCACGATTTTGCAAGGGAGGTGCAACTCACTACGGATGAGTGGATGGCAGGCGTGCAGATGATTAATGAGTGCGGCAAGATGAGCAATGACAAGAGAAATGAGGGACAGTTGCTTTGCGATGTCATCGGCTTGGAATC GCTTGTGGACGACATTACTTTCAGTGCTGCCACCAAGAGCACAAACGGACTCACTGCCTCTGCTATTCTTGGACCATTCTGGAGACAAGATACTCCCCACAGAGAGAAtggcaccaccatcaccTTCGACACACCTTCAGATGGACAGGTTGTCTATATGCACGGCAAGGTGACTGATGTTGAGACCGGAAAGCCCCTTCAAAATGCTACAGTCGACGTCTGGCAAGCATCTACCAACG GTCTCTATGAGCAACAAGATCCCAATCAAAAGGAACATAACCTGCGTGGCGTCTTCCACACTGATGCCGAGGGCAATTACTCCTTCTACTGCCTGCGACCGACTCCCTACCCTGTCCCCCAGGACGGTCCTGCAGGTAAActgttggagatgatggatcGTCATGTTTTCCGTCCTGCTCACATTCACCTCATG GTTCAACACGAGGGACACAAGTCCCTGACTACTCAGATTTTCGACAAGGACTGCAAGTACCTGGGCAATGACTCGGTGTTTGCCGTCAAGGACGAGCTCAGTGTGGAGTTTGTGCCGAGAAAGGGTGATCCCCAGGCTCCTCTGGAGTTGGAGTACAATGTCACGCTTGCTAAGAGTTCTTAa
- a CDS encoding salicylate hydroxylase (similar to Coccidioides immitis RS XP_001242865.1): protein MGSNNTPGWRSLNVGVIGGGIGGMSVAIALRRSGHTVTIYEKSDFAGEVGASVSCAANGTRWLHEWKVDVAKGDPVVLKKLINRDWKTGEPVSVYDLDDYEQKWGYVYNMFHRQYMHAMLKDSALEEQGVGKPATLIVNHKCQSIDVESGTVTFANGNTAQHDLIIGADGIGSAVRGAIGITPEKRPSEQSCLHANVTSEQAVKLGLVDYSKDSALEYWGGQEGKWDKIVLSPCNDGKLLSYYCFFPREKGDYANQTWGGADRPVEELLEPYPELDRQVFKHLEIGQEIRPWRLWIHDPYPYVQKGRVCLLGDAGHPMMPHQSQGACMAIEDAAALGILFDKQHFGGSIAEALAVYDDVRLPRVTRVQAAAAKAAYNINERIGFSVNKSTTTYKVEDPKKILTIEEMNAYDMYKDIEEHLARRRGVVYTDKFINGLPVGLELPSGVVIGA, encoded by the exons ATGGGATCTAACAACACTCCAGGCTGGCGAAGCCTCAACGTCGGTGTTATTGGCGGTGGCATCGGAGGCATGTCTGTGGCCATTGCCCTCCGTCGATCAGGCCACACCGTTACAATCTATGAGAAGTCTGACTTTGCAGGAGAAGTGGGTGCTTCCGTATCATGCGCTGCCAACGGCACGCGGTGGCTGCATGAGTGGAAAGTCGACGTCGCCAAGGGTGATCCCGTCGTTCTCAAGAAATTGATAAACAGGGACTGGAAGACGGGTGAGCCGGTCAGCGTATACGACTTGGATGATTACGAACAGAAATGGGGATATGTGTATAACATGTTTCATCGGCAGTACATGCatgccatgttgaaggaTAGTGCGTTGGAGGAACAAGGGGTAGGCAAGCCGGCGACACTGATTGTTAACCACAAG TGTCAAAGTATCGACGTCGAAAGTGGTACAGTTACATTTGCGAATGGAAACACCGCCCAGCACGACCTTATCATCGGCGCAGATGGAATCGGTTCAGCCGTCCGCGGCGCCATCGGCATCACGCCCGAGAAGCGGCCATCAGAACAAAGCTGCCTGCACGCCAACGTTACTTCTGAACAGGCCGTCAAGCTCGGTCTAGTGGACTACTCCAAGGACAGCGCTCTCGAGTATTGGGGTGGCCAGGAAGGAAAATGGGACAAGATTGTGCTGTCTCCTTGCAACGACGGCAAGCTCCTTTCCTATTACTGCTTCTTCCCCCGCGAAAAAGGCGACTATGCCAACCAGACCTGGGGAGGCGCCGATCGCCCGGTcgaggagctgctggaacCATATCCCGAGCTAGATCGACAGGTATTCAAACATCTTGAAATTGGGCAGGAGATCCGCCCCTGGAGACTCTGGATCCACGACCCGTATCCCTACGTTCAAAAGGGAAGAGTTTGTCTGCTTGGAGATGCCGGTCATCCGATGATGCCGCATCAAAGCCAGGGCGCCTGCATGGCCATTGAGGATGCGGCTGCGTTGGGCATCCTGTTTGACAAGCAACATTTTGGAGGGAGCATCGCCGAGGCTCTTGCCGTGTATGATGATGTGAGACTGCCTAGAGTGACGAGGGTGCAAgccgctgctgccaaggcggcgTATAACATTAACGAGAGAATTG GATTCTCGGTGAACAAGTCTACTACGACGTACAAGGTGGAGGATCCAAAGAAGATTTTGACGATTGAGGAGATGAACGC GTATGACATGTATAAGGATATTGAGGAGCATCTTGCTAGGCGGAGGGGTGTGGTGTACACGGACAAGTTTATTAATGGGCTGCCGGTAGGGTTGGAGCTGCCGAGTGGTGTTGTTATTGGGGCATAG
- a CDS encoding fungal specific transcription factor (similar to Metarhizium acridum CQMa 102 XP_007809165.1), which translates to MPRPKVLPSERRRAAEACNFCRETKKKCSGTAPCSHCLRRGIGSQCVITLRPRGSRNKSVSEDSGPRTQTIRPNATGLGLHSDILSHETGRTQSFSVSATDFSGQEGGKELRSSSFRPPSPSDSRPSLGAPESPQSRRQHRASDASSVSGNPHSRMLLNLRGERVYIGGAASLSFLQLVRSIVAEQIGPSQFSHNDKSDTMLEKESPSSTRNLPASIIPDLDIDTKITYSQCYRAVTEGFIDIFGPTEIEECFTLTDGSASSPQKQAALGMVIAIGAQCKSAASARDIAPGYFRQAQTHAFSGMLEDPDIDVVRSFLLMAFYLLGECEGTPHLCTWELPHGLQIRIWISLRIVDMLVNSILGRPAATAGLNSDINSILEDISQTEKTDEMARLIASHQIVSILNGIVDTLYDRKEISTSVVESLLNEIESWSQNLPSCLRSPARAATLSGSNYTKGAIGSVHVSCLYYFAVTLVTRPILISTLTAPSASAGIAQSQLASACLDAAVYLVQTCVDARTVDILYGNMCIMKALVFAAGLVLGFEIFAKRSIEYDIETAFTGARDILNFLATQSPQAAHYYEILTLLSNAISKQRQNTGTTGRSRYVSKIFTLQDTKELPSDELRDEPGRRTPFAGGLIPTLSEDAGNWLNGNGTPAEPGQEVFLGWDSLDISQWDNFPFVT; encoded by the exons ATGCCTCGCCCGAAAGTTCTTCCCAGCGAGAGGCGTCGTGCCGCTGAGGCCTGCAACTTCTGTCGTgagaccaagaagaaatgCAGCGGCACGGCCCCTTGCTCTCATTGTCTTCGCAGAGGCATTGGATCTCAATGTGTTATTACACTCCGTCCACGCGGTTCCAGAAACAAGTCTGTCTCTGAAGATTCTGGCCCCAGAACACAAACCATACGCCCAAATGCCACTGGTCTGGGACTACACAGTGACATACTAAGTCATGAAACGGGACGCACTCAATCCTTTTCGGTTTCTGCAACTGATTTCagtggccaagaaggagggAAAGAGCTGCGTAGCTCATCCTTTCGACCCCCATCGCCATCGGATTCCCGGCCTAGTCTCGGTGCGCCTGAGAGCCCACAAAGTCGACGACAGCATCGTGCATCGGATGCGTCATCGGTATCAGGGAATCCCCATTCTAGGATGCTCTTGAACTTACGTGGCGAGAGAG TATACATCGGGGGTGCTGCGTCATTGTCTTTTTTGCAGCTTGTGCGATctattgttgctgagcaGATTGGCCCATCACAGTTCTCGCACAATGATAAGAGTGACAccatgctggagaaggagtCTCCAAGCTCAACCCGAAATTTACCAGCGTCTATTATCCCAGACTTGGATATTGATACCAAAATTACATACTCACAATGTTATCGCGCTGTG ACAGAGGGATTCATAGACATCTTTGGACCAACTGAGATTGAGGAATGCTTTACTCTGACTGATGGTTCGGCGTCTAGCCCGCAAAAGCAAGCGGCGTTGGGCATGGTTATAGCCATTGGGGCTCAATGCAAATCAGCTGCAAGTGCCCGAGACATTGCGCCAGGCTACTttcgacaagctcaaaccCATGCATTCAGCGGGATGTTGGAAGACCCCGATATTGACGTTGTACGGTCCTTTTTGCTTATGGCATTTTACCTACTAGGGGAATGCGAAGGAACGCCGCATTTATGTACCTGGGAATTGCCACACGGGCTGCA AATCCGAATTTGGATCAGCTTGCGCATCGTTGATATGCTTGTCAACTCCATATTGGGACGACCCGCAGCTACGGCAGGACTGAATTCCGACATCAATTCCATACTTGAAGATATATCTCAAACAGAAAAGACGGACGAAATGGCTAGACTTATTGCCTCTCATCAAATCGTGTCCATTCTCAACGGTATCGTTGACACACTGTACGACCGAAAGGAGATATCTACATCCGTCGTCGAGAGCCTTCTAAACGAAATTGAGTCGTGGTCACAAAATCTACCTAGCTGTCTCCGATCACCTGCAAGGGCCGCGACCTTATCTGGCTCGAATTATACCAAGGGCGCCATTGGAAGCGTCCATGTTTCGTGCTTGTACTACTTTGCAGTTACTCTCGTCACGAGGCCCATCCTCATATCAACACTCACAGCCCCATCAGCAAGTGCGGGTATTGCTCAGTCGCAACTGGCTTCAGCATGTTTGGATGCTGCTGTTTACCTGGTTCAAACATGCGTTGATGCACGAACGGTGGATATTTTGTACGGAAACATGTGTATCATGAA AGCTTTAGTATTTGCTGCTGGATTGGTGCTGGGATTTGAGATTTTCGCCAAGCGGTCGATTGAGTACGACATTGAAACAGCATTCACTGGTGCCAGAGACATCCTCAATTTCTTGGCCACACAGAGCCCACAAGCGGCACATTACTATGAAATATTGACTCTGTTATCCAACGCCATCTCCAAACAGCGCCAAAATACTGGCACGACTGGGAGAAGCAGATATGTATCCAAAATATTCACGCTTCAAGACACCAAGGAGTTGCCTTCGGATGAGCTCAGAGACGAGCCGGGTCGGCGTACTCCCTTTGCCGGTGGATTGATCCCTACATTATCTGAAGATGCCGGAAACTGGCTGAACGGCAATGGAACTCCTGCGGAGCCTGGACAGGAGGTGTTTCTAGGGTGGGATAGCCTCGATATATCGCAGTGGGATAACTTTCCGTTTGTTACGTGA
- a CDS encoding cyclase protein (similar to Beauveria bassiana ARSEF 2860 XP_008599371.1) produces MPSRPAFDELPLRKDGPLGNAWGLFGADDQSGMLNLLTPETTANAAREIVEGVRISTDWALDSMSTPCFGRPALQHTIKHKAPRTVNDDELVFNTQSSSQWDGFRHYGYQKEKIYFNGKSQEDVMNTHVNGIHVWVENGGVVGRGVLLDYAAWADAKGIEINPFETVSIPVSTLKEVAASQGTTFKEGDILFLRTGWTRGYQKMSNDEKVALAAMLPPPAIGVESSEETLRWLWDSGFAAVAGDHPSMEAWPCQNLDFQLHQWLLAGWGMPIGELFDLERLSEECGKRKRWTFFFSSMPLKVPGGVASPPNGVAIL; encoded by the exons ATGCCTTCGAGACCAGCATTCGATGAACTTCCTCTCCGAAAAGATGGCCCTCTTGGCAATGCGTGGGGTCTCTTCGGAGCTGACGACCAAAGCGGCATGCTCAACCTTCTTACACCCGAGACCACAGCCAACGCAGCTCGCGAAATTGTCGAGGGAGTGCGCATTTCCACCGACTGGGCCCTGGATAGTATGTCGACGCCGTGTTTTGGTCGCCCTGCGTTGCAGCACACTATCAAGCATAAGGCTCCCAGGACGGTGAACGACGACGAATTGGTGTTTAATACGCAGAGCAGTTCGCAGTGGGATGGATTTAGACACTACGGTTatcagaaggagaagatttATTTTAACGGGAAGTCGCAGGAAGATGTTATGAATACGCACGTCAATGGGATTCACG TGTGGGTTGAAAACGGGGGCGTTGTAGGCCGTGGCGTTCTTCTCGACTATGCAGCATGGGCAGATGCCAAAGGTATCGAAATCAACCCATTTGAGACGGTGTCGATCCCCGTATCTACGTTGAAAGAAGTTGCTGCCAGCCAAGGAACGACCTTTAAAGAAGGTGACATTCTCTTCCTCCGCACTGGCTGGACAAGAGGGTATCAAAAGATGTCGAATGACGAGAAAGTTGCGCTGGCTGCTATGCTGCCCCCTCCGGCTATTGGTGTCGAATCGTCAGAAGAAACGCTCCGATGGCTCTGGGACAGTGGATTTGCTGCCGTTGCGGGGGATCATCCGTCAATGGAGGCGTGGCCATGCCAGAACCTGGactttcaacttcatcagtGGCTGTTGGCGGGCTGGGGGATGCCGATTGGGGAGTTGTTCGACTTGGAGCGGCTGAGTGAGGAGTGtgggaagaggaagagatggaCATTCTTTTTCAGTAGTATGCCGTTAAAG GTTCCTGGTGGTGTTGCTAGTCCACCGAATGGGGTGGCTATTCTCTAA
- a CDS encoding Short-chain dehydrogenase/reductase SDR (similar to Metarhizium robertsii ARSEF 23 XP_007821172.1), which produces MTSLSKTIVATGFSSGIGLEVLKQLLEQATPYKVILGARDTKSTNDAIAKLQYDKAANAVTVLPVELSDLKTVQTFAQQALEKVGTDRIDYLMLNAGMLKGGEKGTHGKWCDAALINHFSQHYLTHLLREKLVASKSRVVVVSSGAVRNIDDPATLEATLANGSGAEPFPVYRASKFVQLLGAHWWRRQLQGQCDVVAVSPGLIPHTGLGRGSGIEIPAHLPDAKSVPEGAQSIIAAMSRSDFPEDRDRIFLTSWGEWWEKKVIERTVDKELQDKWSPSREELEKDAGIA; this is translated from the exons ATGACTTCCCTTTCAAAAACCATCGTCGCCACAGGTTTTTCGTCCGGCATT GGCCTCGAAGTGCTCAAACAACTCTTGGAACAAGCAACTCCATACAAAGTCATCCTCGGCGCCCGCGACACCAAATCTACCaatgatgccattgccaaattgCAGTACGACAAGGCCGCTAATGCCGTGACCGTTCTACCCGTTGAGTTGTCCGACCTGAAGACCGTCCAGACATTTGCCCAGCAGGCACTAGAAAAGGTTGGCACCGACAGGATTGACTATCTGATGCTGAATGCCGGCATGTTGAAGGGCGGGGAAAAAGGGACTCATGGCAAATGGTGCGACGCTGCTCTTATCAACCATTTTT CGCAACATTATTTGACGCATTTACTTCGTGAGAAACTGGTTGCATCTAAATCACGGGTTGTTGTCGTTTCTTCCGGTGCTGTTCGCAACATTGACGATCCAG CTACCCTCGAAGCAACCCTCGCGAATGGTTCTGGCGCAGAACCCTTCCCAGTCTACCGCGCCAGCAAATTCGTACAACTCCTCGGAGCGCACTGGTGGCGACGCCAGCTCCAGGGCCAGTGTGATGTTGTCGCCGTCTCGCCCGGCTTGATTCCTCACACAGGTCTTGGACGTGGCTCGGGGATCGAAATTCCCGCCCATTTGCCGGATGCAAAGTCTGTACCCGAGGGCGCACAGAGCATCATCGCGGCAATGTCGCGCAGCGACTTTCCCGAGGATAGGGACAGGATCTTCCTGACCAGCTGGGGTGAGtggtgggagaagaaggttATTGAGAGGACGGTGGACAAGGAGCTGCAGGATAAATGGTCGCCGAGTAgggaggagctggagaaggatgcTGGAATTGCATGA
- a CDS encoding transferase (similar to Metarhizium acridum CQMa 102 XP_007815232.1), protein MSRISVSDSEALVFFQSLPQIPHPVHLRRSSEGGEHIVWSINDALIVRLPVDQSNTEPLIREKKLLDLIRKNEKIAPVVPSCIDLGIWQPHGWRYALYHKASGVSMESNMHAITGVTEDDLVDFLVSMKSVSAEDVLRIGIRRGEEANFEELVSQATKALNLLRTRKQLMELEGIITPDGLKAPSHLTLDGSKVEVLTHADLKGEHIFLDSTGHIMGIIDWSDAQIGCPSFEAFGLTVAVGAKMAARIAVRAGYGAEIVWKGVLMARCNGVTSLEGIMSGNDDSPEWLVRSQLNRAFEYFDV, encoded by the coding sequence ATGAGTAGAATCTCAGTCTCGGATTCAGAAGCTTTGGTTTTCTTCCAGTCATTACCTCAAATCCCTCACCCAGTCCATCTCCGCCGTAGCAGCGAAGGCGGCGAACATATCGTCTGGTCGATCAATGACGCGCTCATTGTCCGGCTCCCAGTTGATCAGAGCAATACGGAGCCGTTGATACGAGAaaagaagctgctcgatCTTATTAGAAAAAATGAGAAAATAGCCCCCGTTGTCCCGTCGTGCATTGATCTCGGGATCTGGCAACCTCACGGGTGGAGGTACGCATTGTACCACAAGGCAAGCGGGGTGTCTATGGAATCCAACATGCATGCGATTACAGGAGTTACAGAagatgacttggttgactttcTGGTTTCCATGAAGAGCGTAAGTGCTGAAGATGTTTTACGCATTGGCATTCGAAGAGGCGAGGAAGCAAATTTTGAAGAATTGGTGAGCCAGGCGACCAAGGCGCTGAACTTGCTACGAACGAGAAAAcaattgatggaattggaGGGTATCATTACACCAGATGGATTGAAAGCTCCCTCACATCTTACGCTTGATGGTAGTAAAGTCGAGGTTCTTACACACGCAGACCTCAAAGGGGAGCACATCTTTCTCGATTCTACCGGCCATATTATGGGCATAATTGATTGGAGCGATGCACAAATTGGCTGTCCGTCATTTGAAGCCTTTGGATTGACGGTCGCTGTTGGTGCGAAGATGGCGGCTCGGATAGCAGTTCGGGCGGGATATGGCGCTGAGATTGTTTGGAAGGGTGTATTAATGGCGCGTTGTAATGGAGTGACGTCTCTGGAGGGTATTATGAGTGGGAATGATGATAGTCCAGAATGGTTGGTAAGGAGTCAGCTGAACAGAGCGTTTGAATATTTTGATGTTTGA
- a CDS encoding alpha beta hydrolase fold-1 protein (similar to Eutypa lata UCREL1 XP_007795684.1) has product MSSPKDSPSNDPPSQARGSKSPSAMNGKLFPQQTYVSQPLTVKRKKRWHAIALSFAALLWITSTSHYVSRIQHRATLPGLNLRSYPGEKIKWSPCGEINDHEVECSDINVPMDQFNATNSGDKTFNIPLIRLRGKNATQNVLLNPGGPGGSGFGFLYELGSELNTIVGENFHLLSFDPRGVNSSTPLASCYPDEETKTKFHYNRDDDVVRDSGKRHAWSTNYAKACAENMGEHGKYVNTPQTAADMNSILDALGQRDMVYWGFSYGTLLGQTYATMFPERSKRVIIDGVANQFEWYEAHILEMDFVDTFKVIDGFFDECLKAGGDCPLASFAKTTAELKGKISGITSQLHDEPISVYKDPSTYGTIDANNFLIDGFFRATYAPKGWPKFAQTLANLLNGNATDALLAFTFSTFAKIKGDSTDIITLNDGISGAKYWAQGHQAYNDKMQPFYRNLSFAATLSRQYGAKQQWAIPRTHNYIPQKGVKTTHPLLILSTTYDPVCSLTAARTANEAFVDSRLVELKAYGHCSLAMPSLCIVKHVRNFLRDGSMPPEGATCEMDGSYFGKEDGKVEKRGDGGDGKILEAQERIAEKMRWVLP; this is encoded by the coding sequence ATGTCCAGCCCAAAGGATTCACCTTCCAACGACCCTCCGTCGCAAGCAAGAGGCTCCAAGTCACCCAGCGCCATGAATGGAAAGCTGTTCCCTCAGCAGACATATGTCTCGCAACCTCTTACTGTTAAGAGAAAGAAGCGATGGCACGCTATTGCACTGTCATTCGCTGCCCTGCTATGGATCACGTCGACGTCGCACTACGTCTCAAGGATACAGCACCGGGCTACACTTCCTGGGCTGAACCTTCGCAGTTATCCCGGTGAAAAGATCAAATGGTCACCATGTGGCGAGATTAATGATCATGAGGTAGAGTGCAGCGACATAAATGTGCCAATGGATCAATTCAATGCCACAAACTCGGGTGACAAGACCTTCAACATCCCATTGATTCGACTACGGGGCAAGAATGCAACACAAAACGTGCTTCTCAACCCCGGTGGCCCAGGTGGCAGTGGATTCGGTTTCCTCTATGAGCTTGGCAGCGAGCTAAACACAATTGTAGGAGAGAACTTCCACCTGCTGAGCTTCGATCCTCGAGGTGTCAACTCATCCACGCCTTTGGCGTCATGCTACCCGGATGAGGAGACAAAAACCAAGTTCCATTATAACCGCGATGACGATGTTGTCCGTGATAGCGGGAAACGCCATGCCTGGAGCACCAATTATGCCAAGGCATGTGCTGAAAACATGGGCGAGCACGGAAAATATGTCAACACGCCGCAAACTGCTGCCGACATGAACAGCATCCTTGATGCTCTCGGGCAACGGGACATGGTGTACTGGGGATTTTCGTATGGAACACTCTTGGGACAGACATATGCAACCATGTTTCCCGAACGTTCTAAACGAGTCATTATCGACGGAGTTGCGAACCAGTTCGAGTGGTATGAGGCGCATATTCTCGAAATGGATTTCGTCGACACCTTCAAAGTGATAGATGGGTTCTTTGACGAATGTCTCAAGGCAGGTGGCGATTGTCCCCTCGCCTCATTTGCGAAGACCACAGCCGAGCTGAAGGGAAAGATATCCGGAATCACGAGTCAATTACATGACGAGCCCATCTCAGTCTACAAAGATCCGTCAACGTATGGTACCAtcgatgccaacaacttccTGATAGATGGCTTCTTCCGCGCGACATACGCTCCAAAGGGCTGGCCCAAGTTCGCCCAAACCCtagccaatcttctcaacGGCAATGCAACAGATGCCCTTCTAGCATTCACATTCTCAACCTTTGCCAAGATCAAGGGCGATTCTACAGACATCATTACCCTCAACGACGGCATATCCGGCGCCAAGTACTGGGCACAAGGACATCAGGCGTACAATGACAAAATGCAACCTTTCTACAGAAACTTGTCTTTCGCCGCGACCCTCAGCAGACAATACGGCGCAAAGCAGCAGTGGGCTATTCCCCGGACACATAACTACATCCCGCAAAAGGGCGTCAAGACGACGCATCCGCTGCTCATCTTGTCCACGACATATGACCCAGTGTGCTCGCTTACTGCCGCAAGGACGGCAAATGAGGCATTTGTGGACTCGAGGCTGGTTGAGTTGAAGGCGTATGGACATTGTTCGCTGGCTATGCCTTCGTTGTGTATTGTGAAGCATGTGAGGAACTTTCTGAGGGATGGGAGTATGCCTCCTGAGGGTGCTACGTGTGAGATGGACGGGTCGTACTTTGGGAAGGAGGATGGTAAGGTTGAGAAGAGGGGGGATGGGGGCGATGGGAAGATTTTGGAGGCTCAGGAACGGATTGCAGAGAAGATGCGATGGGTTCTTCCTTGA
- a CDS encoding alkaline ceramidase family protein (similar to Pyrenophora tritici-repentis Pt-1C-BFP XP_001930833.1) — MRFSIPYRETPHEPILGAPTARANFCEEDYIISGLVAEFINTITNIIYVIYALRHLSRRPTKDGTLAAKAPFYGLALVGICSALFHGTLKFHAQMGDDLSMLVASSCVLYRAMTFDRTWPEIKTFTVVLVVSLATVIVYHVATDEQVVHELAFVLLIFLVGLRTRSLIKTRVKSESQQATLRRNTLFGAACFAIGYFLWQLDLRYCSQLTRYKRQVGMPWSFLLEFHGYWHVLTAIGACTFMVMVEDLTNEDKAKDRKKN; from the exons ATGCGCTTCTCCATCCCATATCGCGAGACTCCTCATGAACCAATTCTTGGCGCTCCCACCGCAAGAGCAAA CTTTTGTGAAGAAGACTACATTATTTCAGGTCTAGTCGCCGAGTTTATTAATACGATTACCAACATAATATATG TCATATATGCCCTGCGTCATCTCTCACGCCGCCCAACAAAAGACGGCACCCTTGCTGCTAAAGCGCCGTTTTACGGGCTAGCCCTTGTTGGCATATGCTCTGCCTTGTTCCATGGGACACTGAAGTTCCACGCTCAAATGG GCGATGACCTTTCCATGCTTGTAGCTTCGTCTTGTGTTTTGTATCGCGCAATGACATTTGACCGGACATGGCCCGAGATAAAGACGTTCACAGTGGTGCTAGTTGTCAGTCTTGCCACCGTAATCGTCTACCATGTGGCCACGGATGAGCAGGTCGTGCATGAACTAGCATTTGTCCTGCTCATCTTCCTTGTTGGTCTGCGCACCAGATCACTTATTAAGACACGGGTCAAGAGCGAAAGCCAGCAGGCTACGCTTCGTCGGAACACTCTCTTTGGGGCAG CTTGCTTTGCAATAGGATATTTTTTGTGGCAGTTGGATCTGCGGTATTGCTCTCAATTGACGAGGTACAAACGACAAGTTGGTATGCCGTGGAGCTTCTTGCTCGAGTTTCATGGCTATTGGCATGTGTTGACTGCCATTGGCGCATGCACCTTCATGGTCATGGTTGAGGACTTGACAAATGaagacaaggccaaagaTCGCAAGAAGAATTGA